The Papio anubis isolate 15944 chromosome 5, Panubis1.0, whole genome shotgun sequence genome has a segment encoding these proteins:
- the LOC108586466 gene encoding 60S ribosomal protein L36a-like: protein MVKVPKTCWTFCKKCGKHQPHKVTQYKKGKDSLYAQGKRRYDRKQSGYGGQTKPIVRKKAKTTKKIVLRLECVEPNCKSKRMLAIKRCKHFELGGDKKRKGQVIQF, encoded by the coding sequence ATGGTTAAAGTCCCTAAAACCTGTTGGACTTTCTGTAAGAAGTGTGGCAAGCACCAACCCCACAAAGTGACACAGTACAAGAAGGGCAAGGATTCTCTGTATGCCCAGGGAAAGCGGCGTTATGACAGGAAGCAGAGTGGCTATGGTGGGCAAACTAAGCCGATTGTCCGGAAAAAggctaaaactacaaagaagattGTGCTAAGGCTTGAGTGCGTTGAGCCCAACTGCAAATCTAAGAGAATGCTGGCTATTAAAAGATGCAAGCATTTTGAACTGGGAGgagataagaaaagaaagggcCAAGTGATCCAGTTCTAA